Proteins from a genomic interval of Watersipora subatra chromosome 10, tzWatSuba1.1, whole genome shotgun sequence:
- the LOC137406841 gene encoding CD109 antigen-like → MGIVPKLVLLLSVSCLSADETFVVLAPKTLRPGLATSIHYNTRNAPSFTSVITSIYQDGVEKFSSKSTFNGGQVFMRRLNVPTDLRPSSATLSVSFTDRNGQFYNSSTEINVESKAHSIFIQTDKAMYKPSQTVNFRVVVVDSNMMPHRGSCNVKIKDAEGNKIKQWRDVELESGTLTLNLELSDQPVLGDWTIKATTDQGEVEEKTISIAKYVLPKFEVTLDAPTYILVRDSQLMVTIETKYTFGNGVDGVATVSITNKNGAISTYDNRLRRYFYLDRTLELGSLPLVDGKVEVKLSRGQLARISRLANGDELEISVNVTETLTGITRNQKETVKVLSYSERIEFLSASPATFKPGFPYTGFVSLIFIPSL, encoded by the exons atgg GAATTGTGCCCAAGTTGGTGCTGCTTCTTTCTGTATCCTGCTTGTCAGCAGATGAGACATTTGTGGTTTTGGCGCCTAAAACCTTACGACCTGGACTCGCGACTAGCATACACTACAacactagaaatgctccatctTTCACTTCAGTTATTACCTCAATCTACCAAGATGGAGTTGAGAAATTCTCATCGAAATCTACATTTAATGGAG GTCAAGTCTTCATGCGCCGTTTGAATGTTCCTACTGACCTGAGGCCGAGTTCGGCAACTCTTTCTGTTTCCTTTACGGATAGAAATGGACAGTTTTATAACAGTTCAACAGAAATTAATGTAGAATCAAAGGCTCACTCCATATTTATACAGACAGACAAAGCCATGTACAAACCTTCTCAAACCG taaaCTTCAGGGTGGTTGTGGTGGACTCCAACATGATGCCCCATAGAGGTTCCTGCAACGTTAAGATAAAG GATGCTGAGGGCAACAAGATCAAACAGTGGAGGGATGTGGAGCTAGAAAGTGGCACACTCACTCtcaacttggagttgtctgatcaaCCCGTTTTGGGAGACTGGACTATTAAAGCAACAACTGATCAG GGAGAAGTTGAAGAAAAAACAATATCCATCGCTAAATACGTCTTACCAAAGTTTGAGGTGACTCTTGATGCCCCGACTTATATTTTGGTTAGAGATTCACAACTGATGGTCACGATAGAAACAAA GTACACATTTGGAAACGGAGTGGATGGAGTGGCTACAGTATCAATAACCAATAAGAATGGTGCGATATCTACATATGACAACAGATTGAGAAGATATTTCTATCTAGATAGAACTCTTGAACTCGGCAGCCTTCCA CTGGTTGATGGTAAAGTTGAGGTGAAACTCAGCAGAGGTCAGCTGGCAAGAATATCACGACTTGCAAATGGAGATGAATTAGAAATTTCAGTTAATGTAACTGAAACGCTCACAG GAATAACGAGGAATCAGAAAGAGACCGTGAAGGTTTTAAGCTACTCTGAGCGAATTGAGTTCCTTTCAGCATCTCCCGCTACCTTCAAACCTGGCTTCCCCTACACTGGATTTGTAAGTCTTATATTTATACCCTCTTTGTAA
- the LOC137406574 gene encoding CD109 antigen-like — MNSRNDNYVQLSLQTSSLQAGSQANFKVTCSIARQIVEYQIWSRGLMVTSGSVMVNTESYFSVQMTASMSPSARIVVYFLDQTRDGSAELVADSLNFNVDGVFERNPVAVSYSKESAQPGESVDVQVTAVSGSMVGLLAVDQSVLLLAGGNDITQADVISEMREYDTTPKNDDQGNVAVCFFPYSTGGTDTSSLLSNSGIVALTNSLIYVARERYPSRYRYVLMRRRGPEDILADPIFLKGPDLVADERLMSVPEPNFNNAVEPKVRKIFPESWIWSNLTSQNGQVVITTTVPDTITSWVASAFAVSNMAGLGVSPETAKMRVFRPFFVSLNLPYSVVRGEQLVLQAIVFNYLDRDANVTVTLPESDEYRSIVIDDSGLMELAQKMETVTVLAKANSGTTISFPIVPVTIGSMKVRVTATTPGAADAVQRDLLVEAEGVQKEYNQAVLIDLSNSSLFTETLAIDLPSNVVSDSVRVEFSLIGDVMGPALTGLDKLIRMPYGCGEQNMLFFAPTIFVTEYLMQTNQLTAETKAKSLGFMEKGYQRELTYQRSDGSFSAFGQSDPSGSMWLTAFVVKSFQQARSFIFVDEKTILKAVDWIIKRQNSDGSFPEPGRIIHKEMLGGGASSRVTLTAFVLAALSEVRISSPRQVEGLRTAWRSGQMYLERQARELADPYSLALTSYALFKSGSPYVDLAFQPLQRLAITEGGMQYWHQPQPTPATNSRAWRAPHQQGRAIDIELAGYVLQLVTERSGVTEAMPILKWISAQRNSNGGFSSTQDTVVALQALAKYAKVAFGSSNMTVDVAAAGQTISYSISSSNALLLQSRVLDADTKSVNLSASGSGVALAQVSVSYNVEAYEQEPAFDTVATIISESDKRITVRVCTRWLLGGTTGMAVKEIGIPSGFTADIEALEMERYDGVKRIEEGDRKIILYFDELTSEEKCVEVNADRTGLVAKARPVAVKVYDYYEPENQQTIFYSSSRLGNNNICDVCGDNCEGCSEYLRKK; from the exons ATGAATTCAAGGAATGACAACTACGTACAGCTGTCTCTACAGACAAGCAGTCTTCAG GCTGGATCACAGGCCAACTTTAAGGTGACTTGTAGCATAGCGCGGCAGATTGTTGAATACCAAATTTGGTCTCGTGGTTTGATGGTAACTTCTGGTAGTGTGATGGTCAACACAGAGAGCTACTTCAG CGTTCAGATGACGGCGAGCATGTCACCATCAGCGAGGATTGTTGTATATTTCCTTGACCAGACACGAGACGGTTCTGCTGAACTCGTTGCGGATAGCCTCAACTTCAATGTTGATGGAGTATTTGAACGAAATCCA GTTGCAGTTTCATACAGCAAGGAAAGTGCTCAACCAGGTGAGAGTGTTGATGTACAGGTCACTGCAGTCTCTGGCTCTATGGTTGGTTTGCTGGCTGTAGACCAAAGTGTCCTGCTTCTGGCTGGAGGAAATGACATCACGCAAGCTGAC GTAATCTCTGAAATGAGGGAATATGACACAACTCCAAAGAATGACGATCAGGGTAATGTAGCCGTGTGCTTTTTCCCATACAGCACTGGTGGAACTGATACCTCATCTCTTCTTTCTAACTCAGGAATTGTCGCCCTTACCAACTCACTCATATATGTTGCAC GAGAAAGGTACCCGAGCAGATACAGATATGTTTTGATGAGAAGAAGAGGCCCAGAGGACATTCTAGCGGACCCAATATTTTTGAAGGGTCCTGATTTGGTTGCTGATGAACGTTTAATGTCTGTTCCTGAACCAAACTTTAATAATGCTGTTGAGCCTAAAGTACGAAAAATCTTTCCAGAAAGCTGGATATGGTCTAACCTAACTTCACA AAATGGTCAGGTGGTGATAACTACCACAGTCCCTGATACTATCACTTCGTGGGTGGCAAGCGCTTTTGCTGTATCCAATATGGCTGGTCTCGGGGTCTCTCCAGAAACTGCTAAG ATGAGAGTCTTTAGACCTTTCTTTGTTTCTCTTAATCTACCATATTCAGTGGTGAGAGGTGAGCAGCTCGTTCTTCAAGCCATTGTTTTCAACTACCTGGACAGGGATGCAAATGTTACAGTCACACTTCCAGAGTCTGATGAGTACAGATCTATCGTAATTGACGATTCTGGTTTGATGGAACTTGCCCAAAAAATGGAGACTGTGACTGTGTTG GCGAAGGCTAACAGTGGCACAACCATCTCCTTTCCTATCGTACCTGTGACAATTGGGTCAATGAAGGTCAGGGTCACTGCCACCACCCCTGGAGCTGCTGACGCCGTTCAGAGAGATCTGCTAGTTGAG GCTGAGGGAGTGCAGAAGGAATACAATCAAGCTGTACTCATTGATCTGAGCAACAGCTCTCTCTTCACAGAAACTCTGGCTATAGACTTACCCTCTAACGTTGTCAGCGATTCAGTACGGGTAGAGTTTTCTCTCATTG GGGATGTCATGGGACCCGCTTTGACTGGACTCGATAAGCTTATCAGGATGCCTTATGGCTGTGGAGAACAAAATATGCTCTTCTTTGCTCCCACAATTTTTGTTACTGAGTATCTCATGCAGACCAATCAACTCACAGCTGAAACTAAGGCTAAGAGTTTGGGATTCATGGAGAAAG GTTATCAGAGAGAACTGACCTATCAGAGATCGGATGGTTCATTCAGCGCATTTGGGCAAAGTGACCCTTCTGGAAGCATGTGGCTAACAGCTTTTGTAGTCAAGTCATTTCAACAAGCGAGAAGTTTTATTTTTGTGGATGAGAAGACAATTCTAAAAGCGGTTGACTGGATAATCAAAAGGCAAAATTCGGATGGGAGTTTTCCAGAACCTGGTCGCATCATTCACAAGGAAATGTTG GGTGGTGGAGCCAGTAGCAGAGTAACTTTGACGGCCTTTGTTCTGGCTGCCTTATCAGAAGTTCGAATCAGTTCTCCAAGACAGGTAGAAGGGCTTAGAACTGCTTGGCGGTCTGGCCAGATGTATCTAGAAAGACAGGCGCGTGAACTTGCGGACCCCTACAGTTTGGCACTGACTTCTTACGCCCTTTTTAAATCCGGCAGTCCGTATGTCGATTTAGCATTTCAACCTCTTCAAAGACTTGCCATAACAGAAG GTGGAATGCAATACTGGCACCAGCCCCAACCAACTCCTGCAACCAACAGCAGAGCATGGAGGGCTCCACACCAGCAGGGTCGAGCTATTGACATAGAGCTAGCTGGTTATGTACTGCAGCTGGTCACAGAGAGATCTGGTGTCACAGAAGCGATGCCTATCCTTAAGTGGATTTCAGCTCAGAGAAACAGCAATGGTGGCTTCTCATCAACTCAG GATACAGTTGTGGCATTACAAGCACTTGCTAAATATGCCAAAGTAGCATTTGGATCAAGTAATATGACTGTGGATGTTGCAGCAGCAGGACAAACCATTTCCTATAGCATCAGCTCTTCCAATGCTCTTTTGTTGCAAAGTCGGGTG TTGGATGCTGATACCAAGTCTGTGAACCTATCAGCCAGCGGCTCTGGAGTAGCCTTAGCTCAAGTTTCTGTCAGTTACAATGTGGAGGCATATGAACAAGAGCCCGCATTTGACACCGTAGCTACTATAATCAGTGAGTCAGACAAAAGGATTACTGTGAGAGTTTGTACCAG GTGGTTGCTGGGTGGTACAACAGGCATGGCTGTTAAAGAGATCGGTATACCGAGTGGTTTCACGGCTGACATTGAGGCACTTGAGATGGAACGCTACGACGGAGTGAAGAGAATTGAAGAGGGTGACAGGAAGATtattctttattttgatgag ctta